Proteins encoded within one genomic window of Sphingomonas cannabina:
- a CDS encoding SRPBCC family protein, whose translation MKHLFALAALLAATPAAAEVTASTPASFVVEQTLTIDAPIATAWETLRAPQKWWDPEHTYSGDSANLYMDAQATGCFCERLPDKGSIEHAHIVYVAPGRMIRMVGALGPLQAEAVAATLSFKLDGEGANATKVTLTYVVGGYMRQGGETLAPLVDKVLGTQLARLKAAAEALPAPEPAKKK comes from the coding sequence ATGAAGCACCTGTTCGCACTGGCGGCTCTGCTCGCCGCCACGCCCGCCGCGGCGGAGGTCACCGCCTCCACCCCCGCCAGCTTCGTCGTCGAGCAGACGCTCACCATCGACGCCCCGATCGCCACCGCCTGGGAGACCCTGCGCGCGCCGCAGAAATGGTGGGATCCGGAGCACACCTATTCCGGCGACAGCGCCAATCTCTACATGGACGCACAGGCGACCGGCTGCTTCTGCGAGCGATTGCCCGACAAGGGCAGCATCGAGCACGCCCATATCGTCTACGTCGCCCCCGGCCGCATGATCCGTATGGTTGGCGCGCTCGGCCCGCTCCAGGCGGAGGCGGTGGCGGCGACGCTCAGCTTCAAGCTCGACGGCGAGGGTGCCAACGCGACCAAGGTCACGCTCACCTATGTCGTCGGTGGCTACATGCGCCAGGGCGGCGAGACGCTGGCGCCGCTGGTCGACAAGGTGCTCGGTACGCAGCTCGCCCGCCTCAAGGCCGCCGCCGAGGCTCTGCCCGCGCCCGAGCCGGCTAAGAAGAAGTAG
- a CDS encoding winged helix-turn-helix domain-containing protein translates to MTRKILVVEDDASTAAYLAKGLGEAGYAVEVANDARDGLFLASEGTFDVLVVDRMLPGFDGLAMIGAARAAGITAPALVLSALGSVDDRVGGLKAGADDYLTKPFSFAELLARVEALLRRADARSAGAQTARLSVGDLEIDLLARTVTRAGRAIPLGAREFSLLEYLARNAGQVVTRTMMLEKIWNYHFDPGSNVVDVHIARLRRKIDEGFPTPLLHTVRGAGYKLAAA, encoded by the coding sequence ATGACGCGCAAGATCCTGGTCGTCGAGGACGACGCCTCCACCGCCGCCTATCTCGCCAAGGGACTTGGCGAGGCCGGCTATGCGGTCGAGGTCGCGAACGACGCGCGCGACGGCTTGTTCCTCGCCAGCGAAGGCACGTTCGACGTGCTGGTGGTCGACCGGATGCTCCCGGGCTTCGATGGTCTTGCGATGATCGGCGCCGCCCGCGCCGCCGGCATCACCGCGCCCGCGCTGGTGCTGTCCGCGCTGGGATCGGTCGACGACCGCGTCGGCGGTCTCAAGGCCGGCGCCGACGACTATCTCACCAAGCCCTTTTCCTTCGCCGAGCTGCTTGCCCGGGTCGAGGCGCTGCTGCGCCGCGCCGATGCCCGCAGCGCCGGCGCCCAGACGGCACGGCTCAGCGTCGGCGACCTCGAGATCGACCTGCTCGCCCGCACCGTCACCCGCGCCGGCCGCGCGATCCCGCTCGGCGCGCGCGAGTTCAGCCTGCTGGAGTATCTCGCCCGCAATGCCGGCCAGGTGGTGACGCGCACGATGATGCTCGAGAAGATCTGGAACTATCACTTCGATCCCGGATCGAACGTCGTCGACGTCCACATCGCGCGCCTCCGCCGCAAGATCGACGAGGGCTTTCCGACGCCGCTCCTCCACACGGTCCGGGGCGCTGGGTACAAGCTCGCTGCCGCCTGA
- a CDS encoding sensor histidine kinase, translating to MRLSTTARMALAAILLALVSGLVPVAFLWHATHDDAIEELRRDTVEQSESLAAVERRAGEAALRVAIEQARAADDGSLVAAIVDRRGTRLAGAGPDRFDITLTDPAFRIERLAADGPWSQREAGFIARRIGAGWLVSGRQLDDWETAQRTIERALFLSMLFSFLLGIAGGLVLTRYVTRRIDAVATTADAVAAGDLARRVVVAEGRGDAFDRLGGRVNAMLDKIERLMGELRIVTDSVAHDLRSPIARLRARAEAALAAEDPAQRDAALAGLVTETEIVTRMLAVLLEISRSEAATRTSFAEAAPAELLTALAELYEPLAEEDGVTLHLALDADPSPMPLHRELLSQALANLVDNALRHAGDSGEIVLRLTAGEGEIRFQVEDRGPGIPAEQQAEARRRFGRLDPARSKPGAGLGLALVEAVARLHGGRLDLGDNGPGLIAAIVLPRG from the coding sequence ATGAGACTCTCCACTACCGCCCGCATGGCGCTCGCGGCGATCCTGCTCGCGCTGGTGTCGGGGCTCGTGCCGGTCGCCTTCCTCTGGCACGCCACCCATGATGACGCGATCGAGGAGCTGCGCCGCGACACCGTCGAGCAGTCGGAATCGCTTGCCGCCGTTGAGCGCCGCGCCGGCGAGGCCGCGCTTCGCGTCGCGATCGAGCAGGCCCGCGCCGCCGACGACGGCTCGCTCGTCGCCGCGATCGTCGACCGCAGAGGCACCCGGCTCGCCGGCGCCGGCCCCGACCGCTTCGACATCACGCTGACCGACCCCGCCTTCCGCATCGAGCGCCTCGCCGCCGACGGCCCCTGGTCGCAGCGGGAGGCCGGCTTCATCGCCCGCCGCATCGGCGCCGGCTGGCTGGTGAGCGGCCGCCAGCTCGACGATTGGGAGACCGCCCAACGCACCATCGAGCGCGCGCTGTTCCTGTCGATGCTGTTCTCCTTCCTGCTCGGCATCGCCGGCGGCCTGGTGCTGACCCGTTACGTCACGCGGCGCATCGACGCCGTCGCGACTACCGCCGATGCCGTCGCGGCCGGCGACCTCGCCCGGCGGGTCGTGGTGGCGGAGGGGCGGGGCGACGCCTTCGATCGCCTGGGCGGGCGGGTCAACGCGATGCTCGACAAGATCGAGCGGCTGATGGGCGAGCTGCGCATCGTCACCGACAGCGTCGCCCACGACCTGCGCTCCCCGATCGCCCGCCTGCGCGCCCGCGCCGAGGCTGCGCTCGCCGCGGAGGACCCGGCCCAGCGCGACGCCGCACTCGCCGGCCTCGTCACCGAGACCGAGATCGTGACGCGGATGCTCGCCGTGCTGCTGGAGATCAGCCGCTCCGAAGCCGCCACCCGCACCAGCTTCGCCGAGGCCGCGCCCGCCGAACTGCTGACCGCGCTCGCCGAGCTTTACGAACCGCTCGCCGAAGAGGATGGGGTGACGCTTCACCTCGCGCTCGACGCCGATCCGTCGCCGATGCCGCTCCATCGCGAGCTGCTGTCGCAGGCACTGGCGAATCTCGTCGACAACGCGCTGCGCCATGCCGGCGACAGCGGCGAGATCGTGCTGCGGCTGACGGCGGGGGAGGGGGAGATCCGTTTCCAGGTCGAGGATCGCGGCCCCGGCATCCCCGCCGAACAGCAGGCCGAGGCCCGCCGCCGCTTCGGCCGTCTCGACCCCGCCCGCAGCAAGCCCGGCGCCGGCCTCGGCCTCGCGCTGGTCGAGGCGGTGGCGAGGCTTCACGGCGGCCGACTCGACCTCGGCGACAACGGACCCGGCCTGATCGCCGCGATCGTGCTGCCGAGGGGCTAG
- the rpsK gene encoding 30S ribosomal protein S11: MAQAPQRLRRRERKNITAGVAHVNASFNNTMITITDAQGNAISWSSAGMMGFKGSRKSTPYAAQVAAEDAGRKAAEHGVRTLEVEVKGPGSGRESALRALQAVGFQITSIRDVTSIPHNGVRPSKRRRV, encoded by the coding sequence ATGGCACAAGCACCGCAGCGTCTTCGCCGTCGCGAACGCAAGAACATCACCGCCGGCGTCGCCCATGTGAACGCCAGCTTCAACAACACCATGATCACCATCACCGACGCGCAGGGCAACGCGATCTCCTGGTCGTCGGCCGGCATGATGGGCTTCAAGGGCTCGCGCAAGTCGACGCCCTATGCCGCCCAGGTCGCCGCCGAGGACGCGGGCCGCAAGGCTGCCGAGCACGGCGTCCGCACGCTGGAGGTCGAGGTCAAGGGTCCAGGTTCGGGCCGCGAGTCGGCGCTCCGCGCGCTGCAGGCGGTGGGCTTCCAGATCACCTCGATCCGCGACGTGACCTCGATCCCGCACAACGGCGTCCGCCCGTCCAAGCGTCGTCGCGTCTAA
- the rpsM gene encoding 30S ribosomal protein S13, with amino-acid sequence MARIAGVNIPTNKRVVIALQYIHGIGPAKAKEITEKLNIAAERRVQDLTDQEVLQIREAIDAGYTVEGDLRRETAMNIKRLMDLACYRGLRHRKGLPVRGQRTHTNARTRKGKAKPIAGKKK; translated from the coding sequence ATGGCACGTATTGCGGGCGTCAACATCCCGACCAACAAGCGCGTGGTGATCGCGCTTCAGTATATCCACGGCATTGGTCCGGCCAAGGCCAAGGAAATCACCGAGAAGCTGAACATCGCAGCCGAGCGCCGCGTTCAGGACCTGACCGACCAGGAGGTCCTTCAGATCCGCGAAGCGATCGACGCCGGCTACACCGTGGAGGGTGACCTCCGCCGTGAGACCGCGATGAACATTAAGCGGCTGATGGACCTCGCTTGCTACCGCGGCCTGCGCCATCGCAAGGGCCTGCCGGTCCGCGGCCAGCGCACGCACACCAATGCGCGCACCCGCAAGGGCAAGGCCAAGCCGATCGCCGGTAAAAAGAAGTGA
- the guaA gene encoding glutamine-hydrolyzing GMP synthase, giving the protein MDARSDSILIVDFGSQVTQLIARRVREAGVYSEIAPFTAAEAAFERMAPKGVILSGSPASVLDEGSPRIPQPILDAGLPILGICYGQQALTHQLGGEVVLGDSGEFGRAFIEIVDGCALFDGLWAEGETHQVWMSHGDKVTSLAPGFRPVAQSPGAPFAVIADDARRIYAMQFHPEVVHTPDGGRLLANFVRHVCGLAGDWTMAEFRQTKIAEIREQVGKGRVICGLSGGVDSAVAAVLIHEAIGDQLTCVFVDHGLMRAGEAEQVVSLFRNSYNIPLVHVDAETLFLSGLAGVTDPEAKRKFIGKTFIDVFEGEAKKIGGADFLAQGTLYPDVIESVSFTGGPSVTIKSHHNVGGLPERMNMKLVEPLRELFKDEVRELGRELGLPEAFVGRHPFPGPGLAIRIPGEVTKERCDILRKADAIYLEEIRNAGLYDAIWQAFAVLLPVRSVGVMGDGRTYDSVLALRAVTSTDGMTADAYQFPGDFLSRVATRIVNEVKGINRVTYDYTSKPPGTIEWE; this is encoded by the coding sequence ATGGACGCCCGCTCTGATTCCATCCTGATCGTCGACTTCGGCAGCCAAGTCACCCAGCTCATCGCGCGCCGCGTGCGCGAGGCCGGGGTCTACAGCGAGATCGCCCCCTTCACCGCTGCCGAGGCCGCGTTCGAGCGGATGGCGCCCAAGGGCGTCATCCTCTCGGGCAGCCCCGCCTCGGTGCTCGACGAAGGCAGCCCCCGCATCCCGCAGCCGATCCTCGATGCGGGCCTGCCGATCCTCGGCATCTGCTACGGCCAGCAGGCACTGACGCACCAGCTCGGCGGCGAGGTGGTGCTCGGCGACAGCGGCGAGTTCGGCCGCGCCTTCATCGAGATCGTCGACGGCTGCGCGCTGTTCGACGGCCTCTGGGCGGAAGGCGAGACCCACCAGGTGTGGATGAGCCATGGCGACAAGGTGACCAGCCTCGCCCCTGGTTTCCGCCCGGTGGCGCAGAGCCCCGGCGCGCCCTTCGCGGTGATCGCCGACGATGCGCGCCGCATCTACGCGATGCAGTTCCACCCAGAAGTGGTGCACACCCCGGATGGTGGCCGGCTACTCGCCAATTTCGTTCGCCACGTCTGCGGCCTTGCCGGCGACTGGACGATGGCCGAGTTCCGCCAGACCAAGATCGCCGAGATCCGCGAGCAGGTGGGGAAGGGCCGCGTGATCTGCGGCCTTTCCGGCGGCGTCGATTCGGCGGTGGCGGCGGTGCTGATCCACGAGGCGATCGGCGACCAGCTCACCTGCGTGTTCGTCGACCACGGCCTGATGCGCGCCGGCGAGGCGGAGCAGGTCGTCAGCCTGTTCCGCAACAGCTACAACATCCCGCTGGTGCACGTGGACGCCGAGACGCTGTTCCTGTCCGGCCTGGCGGGCGTCACCGATCCTGAAGCCAAGCGCAAGTTCATCGGCAAGACCTTCATCGACGTGTTCGAGGGCGAAGCGAAGAAGATCGGCGGCGCCGATTTCCTCGCGCAGGGCACGCTCTACCCGGACGTGATCGAAAGCGTCAGCTTCACCGGCGGCCCGTCAGTGACGATCAAGAGCCACCACAATGTCGGCGGCTTGCCCGAGCGCATGAACATGAAGCTGGTCGAGCCGCTCAGGGAGCTGTTCAAGGACGAGGTCCGCGAGCTCGGTCGCGAACTCGGCCTGCCCGAGGCGTTCGTCGGGCGCCATCCGTTCCCCGGCCCGGGCCTCGCGATCCGCATCCCCGGCGAGGTGACCAAGGAGCGTTGCGACATCCTGCGCAAGGCCGATGCGATCTACCTCGAGGAAATCCGCAACGCCGGCCTCTACGACGCGATCTGGCAGGCGTTCGCGGTACTGCTGCCGGTGCGCAGCGTCGGCGTGATGGGCGACGGGCGAACCTACGACAGCGTGCTGGCCCTGCGCGCGGTGACCTCCACTGACGGCATGACCGCCGACGCCTACCAGTTCCCGGGCGACTTCCTGTCGCGGGTGGCGACCCGGATCGTCAACGAGGTGAAGGGCATCAACCGGGTGACCTACGACTATACGTCGAAGCCGCCCGGGACGATCGAGTGGGAATGA
- a CDS encoding glutathione S-transferase family protein, producing MTITITAFERSPDGGKGLARDTRVRWALEEAGQPYEVRLVSFAGMKEPAHLALHPFGQIPTYEEGDLSIFETGAIVFHIAERHGGLLPEEPDARARAITWMFAALNTVEPPILELVTARVFEGDKPWAGERLPLVMDRVRARLDKLSARLGSADWLDGTFSAGDLLMVSVLLRLRMSGILDEYANLAAYVARGEARPAYQRAFDAQLAVNAPSL from the coding sequence ATGACGATCACCATCACAGCCTTTGAACGATCGCCCGACGGTGGGAAGGGCCTGGCGCGCGATACCCGCGTTCGCTGGGCGCTCGAGGAAGCGGGGCAGCCTTACGAGGTTCGTCTCGTGTCCTTCGCGGGGATGAAGGAACCGGCGCACCTGGCCCTCCATCCTTTTGGCCAGATCCCGACCTATGAGGAAGGCGATCTCTCGATCTTCGAGACGGGGGCGATCGTCTTCCATATCGCGGAGCGGCATGGCGGCCTCCTGCCGGAAGAACCGGATGCCCGGGCGCGCGCGATCACCTGGATGTTCGCGGCGCTCAACACCGTGGAACCACCGATCCTGGAACTCGTGACCGCCCGAGTATTCGAGGGCGACAAGCCGTGGGCGGGGGAGCGCTTGCCGTTGGTGATGGATCGAGTCCGCGCCCGGCTGGACAAGCTTTCGGCTCGCCTGGGTTCCGCCGATTGGCTCGACGGCACGTTCAGCGCGGGCGACCTCCTGATGGTGTCGGTCCTGCTCCGGCTGAGAATGTCGGGAATCCTGGACGAATATGCCAATCTGGCTGCCTATGTCGCCCGCGGCGAAGCACGCCCGGCCTATCAGCGCGCTTTCGACGCGCAGCTGGCGGTCAACGCGCCATCGCTTTGA
- a CDS encoding DNA-directed RNA polymerase subunit alpha: MSVNAKNWQELKKPTGLEKKPGGDGKRKATFVAEPLERGFGLTLGNALRRVLLSSLQGAAVTSIKIENVLHEFSSLAGVREDVTDIVLNVKQLAIRMQGEGPKRLQLAATGPGEVKAGDIAVSGDIEVMNPDLVICHLDDGATLNMELTADAGKGYVPAASNRPADAPIGLIPVDALYSPVRQVSYKVENTRVGQELDYDKLTLTVETDGTVTPEDAIAYAGRILQDQLALFVHFDDSAVTRAAPVGVAAPAAGAEPAGDTATINRFLLKKVDELELSVRSANCLKNDNIIYIGDLVQKTEAEMLRTPNFGRKSLNEIKEVLSSMGLRLGMEIPGWPPENIEEMAKKLEQEILG, from the coding sequence GTGTCCGTCAACGCAAAGAATTGGCAGGAACTCAAGAAGCCGACCGGTCTCGAGAAGAAGCCGGGCGGCGACGGCAAGCGCAAGGCGACCTTCGTCGCCGAGCCGCTGGAGCGTGGCTTCGGCCTGACGCTCGGCAATGCGCTGCGCCGCGTCCTGCTCTCGTCGCTCCAGGGTGCCGCCGTCACCTCGATCAAGATCGAGAACGTGCTGCACGAGTTCTCGTCGCTCGCCGGCGTGCGCGAGGACGTGACCGACATCGTCCTGAACGTCAAGCAGCTCGCGATCCGGATGCAGGGCGAGGGGCCGAAGCGCCTCCAGCTCGCCGCGACCGGCCCGGGCGAGGTCAAGGCCGGCGACATCGCCGTGTCGGGCGACATCGAGGTGATGAACCCCGATCTCGTCATCTGCCACCTCGACGACGGCGCGACGCTCAACATGGAGCTGACCGCCGATGCCGGTAAGGGCTATGTCCCCGCGGCGTCTAACCGTCCGGCGGACGCGCCGATCGGCCTGATCCCGGTCGACGCGCTCTACTCGCCGGTGCGCCAGGTCTCGTACAAGGTCGAGAACACCCGCGTCGGCCAGGAGCTCGACTACGACAAGCTCACGCTGACCGTCGAGACCGACGGCACGGTGACGCCGGAGGACGCGATCGCCTATGCGGGCCGCATCCTGCAGGACCAGCTGGCGCTGTTCGTCCACTTCGACGATTCGGCGGTCACCCGTGCCGCCCCGGTCGGCGTCGCGGCTCCGGCGGCGGGCGCGGAGCCGGCCGGCGACACCGCGACGATCAACCGCTTCCTCCTGAAGAAGGTCGACGAGCTCGAGCTGTCGGTGCGCTCGGCCAACTGCCTCAAGAACGACAACATCATCTACATCGGCGATCTGGTCCAGAAGACCGAGGCCGAGATGCTGCGCACGCCGAACTTCGGCCGCAAGTCCTTGAACGAGATCAAGGAAGTGCTCTCGAGCATGGGCCTGCGCCTCGGCATGGAAATCCCCGGCTGGCCGCCCGAGAACATCGAAGAGATGGCCAAGAAGCTGGAGCAGGAGATTCTGGGGTAA
- a CDS encoding prolyl oligopeptidase family serine peptidase: MRRALLLALPLLCLSVPSPAQDAMPAIHYPETRRVDQVDEQFGVKVADPYRWLENDVRTDPAVRQWVTEENKVTDAYLATLPGRDVFRRRLKALYDYERFGLPVKKGGRYFYSHNSGLQNQAVLYVRDRLDGEGRVLIDPNTWSKDGATALGEWVPSEDGRYVLYSIQDGGTDWRTVKVLDVATGQPAADTVEWVKFSNLSWAKDGSGFYYSRFAAPAEGAKFQALNENQQVYFHKIGTLQSADRLVYATPDHPKYGHSAQVTDDGKWLVITTAEGTDNRYEITVVDLTAPNPTPRTIFKGLENEWSYIGNQGGNFFWATNKDAPRLRVVSTNLYARSAVPPLHEVVPEDKAVLDGASLVGGKLVLSYLADVKTEVRRYTLDGKPDGTVALPGIGSAGGFGGDPDDPETFFAFTSFTTPSTIYRYDVASGKADVWAAPKVAFNPVDYEVAQHFYTSKDGTRVPIFVFHKKGLDLKGGAPTILYGYGGFNISLTPAFSPKQMAWVEQGGVFAVANLRGGGEYGKAWHDAGRLANKQNVFDDMIAAGEFLIAQGITTKDKLAIQGGSNGGLLVGAVVNQRPDLFAAALPAVGVMDMLRFDRWTAGRYWVDDYGYPSKEADFRTLYRYSPYHNIRAGVTYPAILATTADTDDRVVPGHTFKYVAALQAADIGPKPHLARIETRAGHGSGKPTDKIIEETADLWAFTAKWTGLEVK, from the coding sequence ATGCGCCGCGCCCTGCTCCTAGCTCTGCCGCTCCTTTGCCTTTCCGTTCCATCGCCAGCCCAGGACGCCATGCCCGCCATCCATTACCCCGAGACGCGCCGCGTCGATCAGGTCGACGAGCAGTTCGGCGTCAAGGTCGCCGATCCCTATCGCTGGCTCGAGAACGACGTCCGCACCGATCCCGCGGTACGCCAGTGGGTGACGGAGGAGAACAAGGTCACCGACGCCTATCTCGCCACGCTCCCGGGCCGTGACGTCTTCCGCCGGCGACTCAAGGCGCTCTACGACTATGAGCGCTTCGGCCTGCCGGTGAAGAAGGGCGGCCGCTATTTCTACAGCCACAATTCCGGCCTCCAGAACCAGGCGGTGCTCTACGTCCGCGATCGGCTAGACGGCGAAGGCCGGGTGCTGATCGACCCCAACACTTGGTCCAAGGACGGCGCCACCGCTCTCGGCGAGTGGGTGCCGAGCGAGGACGGCCGCTACGTCCTCTATTCAATCCAGGACGGCGGCACCGACTGGCGGACCGTCAAGGTGCTCGACGTCGCCACCGGCCAGCCCGCCGCCGATACGGTCGAGTGGGTCAAATTCTCCAACCTCTCCTGGGCGAAGGACGGCTCCGGCTTCTATTACTCCCGCTTCGCCGCGCCGGCGGAGGGTGCCAAGTTCCAGGCGCTGAACGAGAACCAGCAGGTCTATTTCCACAAGATCGGCACGCTCCAGTCGGCCGACAGGCTGGTCTACGCGACGCCAGACCATCCCAAGTACGGCCACAGCGCGCAGGTGACCGACGACGGCAAATGGCTGGTCATCACCACTGCCGAGGGCACCGACAACCGCTACGAGATCACGGTCGTCGATCTGACCGCGCCCAATCCCACGCCGCGCACCATCTTCAAGGGGCTGGAGAACGAGTGGAGCTACATCGGCAACCAGGGTGGCAACTTCTTCTGGGCAACCAACAAGGACGCGCCGCGCCTGCGCGTCGTCTCGACCAACCTCTACGCCCGCTCGGCGGTCCCGCCGCTCCATGAGGTGGTGCCGGAGGACAAGGCGGTGCTCGACGGCGCCTCGCTGGTCGGCGGCAAGCTGGTGCTCAGCTACCTCGCCGACGTGAAGACCGAGGTCCGCCGCTACACGCTCGACGGCAAGCCCGACGGCACGGTCGCGCTGCCCGGCATCGGCTCGGCGGGCGGCTTCGGCGGCGATCCCGACGATCCCGAGACCTTCTTCGCCTTCACCAGCTTCACCACGCCCTCGACCATCTACCGCTACGACGTCGCCAGCGGGAAGGCGGATGTGTGGGCGGCGCCGAAGGTCGCGTTCAACCCCGTCGACTATGAGGTCGCCCAGCATTTCTACACGTCGAAGGACGGCACCCGCGTGCCGATCTTCGTGTTCCACAAGAAGGGTCTCGACCTGAAGGGCGGCGCGCCGACCATCCTCTACGGCTATGGCGGCTTCAACATCTCGCTGACCCCGGCCTTCTCGCCCAAACAGATGGCGTGGGTCGAGCAGGGCGGCGTGTTCGCGGTCGCCAACCTGCGCGGCGGCGGCGAGTACGGCAAGGCGTGGCACGACGCCGGCCGCCTCGCCAACAAGCAGAACGTGTTCGACGACATGATCGCCGCCGGCGAGTTCCTGATCGCCCAGGGCATCACCACCAAGGACAAGCTCGCGATACAGGGCGGCTCCAACGGCGGCCTGCTGGTCGGCGCCGTGGTCAACCAGCGGCCGGACCTGTTCGCGGCGGCGCTGCCCGCAGTCGGCGTGATGGACATGCTGCGCTTCGATCGCTGGACCGCCGGCCGCTACTGGGTCGACGACTATGGCTATCCGTCGAAGGAAGCCGACTTCCGCACGCTCTACAGATACTCGCCCTATCACAATATCCGCGCAGGCGTGACCTATCCGGCGATCCTGGCGACCACTGCCGACACCGACGACCGCGTCGTGCCGGGGCACACCTTCAAATATGTTGCCGCGCTCCAGGCCGCCGACATCGGCCCCAAGCCGCACCTTGCCCGCATCGAGACCCGCGCCGGCCACGGTTCCGGCAAGCCGACCGACAAGATCATCGAGGAGACCGCCGACCTCTGGGCCTTCACGGCGAAGTGGACCGGGCTGGAGGTGAAGTAA
- a CDS encoding tyrosine-type recombinase/integrase: MLTDAAIKALKPKEKMYKVTDRDGMYVRVAPSGALSFRLDYRLNGRRETVYLGKYGRDGISLARARELCLDARRAISEGRSPAIEKQREKRRIKEAKSFGEFGEKWLVNAPMADSTRAMRRSIFERELLPVWRNRLLTEITPDDLRAQCGKIVERGAPATAIHVRDILKQIYGFAILHGEKVANPADDVGPASIATFTPKDRALSPAEIRVMLKELEKVATLPTIRLGMRLFLLTMVRKSELQDAVWDEVDFENAVWTIPKERMKRSKAHNVYLCRQTLDIMIALKTCAGNSRYLLPSRYDADAPMSRATFNRVTYSVVEQAKQDGLPLEPFTVHDLRRTGSTLLNELGFNRDWIEKCLAHEDGRSSRGVYNKAEYEVQRRHMMQEWADIVDAWIDGRKHVPTLLPPAMPLVELDPAL; the protein is encoded by the coding sequence ATGTTGACGGACGCAGCAATCAAGGCGCTGAAACCTAAAGAGAAAATGTACAAGGTGACGGACCGCGACGGGATGTATGTGCGCGTCGCGCCATCGGGCGCCCTGTCGTTCAGGCTGGACTATCGGCTCAATGGAAGACGCGAGACGGTCTACCTTGGCAAATACGGGCGAGATGGAATCTCGCTCGCGCGAGCCCGAGAGCTGTGCCTGGACGCGCGGCGAGCGATCAGCGAGGGACGATCGCCGGCCATTGAAAAGCAGCGCGAGAAGCGTCGTATCAAGGAAGCAAAGAGCTTCGGCGAGTTCGGCGAAAAATGGCTGGTGAACGCACCGATGGCCGACAGCACCCGAGCTATGCGTCGTTCCATCTTTGAACGGGAGCTGTTGCCGGTTTGGCGCAACCGCCTGCTTACCGAGATCACGCCGGACGACCTTCGAGCCCAATGCGGAAAGATTGTCGAGCGCGGCGCACCGGCGACGGCGATCCACGTCCGGGACATCCTGAAGCAGATCTACGGGTTCGCGATCTTGCATGGCGAGAAGGTGGCCAATCCCGCCGATGACGTCGGACCGGCATCGATCGCGACGTTCACGCCGAAGGATCGCGCTCTGTCACCAGCCGAAATTCGAGTGATGTTAAAAGAGTTGGAAAAGGTCGCCACGCTGCCGACTATCCGCTTGGGGATGCGGCTCTTCCTACTAACGATGGTGCGCAAAAGCGAACTGCAGGACGCGGTATGGGATGAGGTCGATTTCGAAAACGCTGTTTGGACGATTCCCAAAGAGCGGATGAAGCGGTCGAAGGCGCACAATGTCTATCTGTGCCGTCAAACCCTCGACATCATGATTGCGCTCAAAACCTGCGCCGGTAACTCCCGGTATCTGCTGCCTTCGCGGTATGACGCTGATGCTCCAATGTCACGCGCGACGTTCAACCGTGTGACCTATTCGGTTGTGGAGCAGGCTAAACAAGATGGGCTGCCGCTCGAACCGTTCACGGTCCACGACCTGCGGCGGACTGGATCGACGTTGCTGAACGAGTTGGGTTTCAATCGGGATTGGATCGAGAAGTGCCTAGCGCATGAAGACGGCCGGTCATCGCGGGGCGTCTACAACAAAGCAGAATACGAGGTTCAGCGTCGGCATATGATGCAGGAGTGGGCGGACATCGTCGACGCGTGGATAGATGGACGGAAGCATGTTCCGACCCTGCTGCCGCCGGCTATGCCCCTGGTCGAGCTGGATCCCGCCCTTTGA
- the rplQ gene encoding 50S ribosomal protein L17, with translation MRHRVGGRKLQRTSAHRAALFRNMAAALIKHEQITTTLAKAKELRPYVEKLVTLAKKGGLSNRRLAHARLLDDAQLTKLFDVLAARYADRNGGYTRIIKAGIRASDASPMAIIEFVDRDVSAKGQDSGPVLGDEDFDEAA, from the coding sequence ATGCGTCATCGTGTCGGCGGCCGTAAGCTGCAGCGCACCTCGGCCCACCGCGCCGCCCTGTTCCGCAATATGGCGGCCGCGCTCATCAAGCATGAGCAGATCACCACCACGCTCGCCAAGGCGAAGGAGCTTCGCCCCTATGTCGAGAAGCTGGTGACGCTCGCCAAGAAGGGCGGCCTCTCCAACCGCCGCCTCGCGCACGCACGCCTGCTCGACGACGCGCAGCTCACCAAGCTGTTCGACGTCCTCGCGGCGCGCTACGCCGACCGCAACGGCGGCTACACCCGCATCATCAAGGCCGGCATCCGCGCCTCCGATGCCTCGCCGATGGCGATCATCGAGTTCGTCGACCGCGACGTCTCCGCCAAGGGCCAGGATTCGGGTCCGGTGCTGGGCGACGAGGACTTCGACGAGGCGGCGTAA